In a genomic window of Agarivorans albus:
- a CDS encoding LysR family transcriptional regulator, translating into MQKILGQLSDIDLRLLKVFRVVVECGGISAAEVELNIGRSTISRHVKDLEIRLGVTLCQRGRAGFVLSAEGQHIYQSSLRLMGALDEFRADVQGLHKEMTGNLAIALFDKTVTNQEAKISQALQLFDQRAPKVSLDLYVETLSVIESGVIEGRYHVGVVPGPRQSASLAYQWLFDEKMSLYCGYHHPLFKRSDITISEQEIVSQKYAGLGHNSPNMDTSQQKGFKRHATAYDQEAVATLLLSGSYLAYLPDHYARSFVEQGLIRAIGGEVFSYDCSFLAVNRISPKPSRILACFLECLKQAHHLV; encoded by the coding sequence ATGCAGAAAATTTTGGGTCAACTTAGTGATATTGATTTACGCCTGCTAAAAGTTTTTAGGGTAGTGGTGGAGTGTGGAGGTATTTCGGCAGCCGAAGTCGAACTCAATATCGGTCGCTCAACCATTAGCCGACATGTTAAGGATTTGGAGATCCGCCTTGGGGTAACCTTATGCCAGCGGGGGCGAGCTGGGTTTGTGTTAAGTGCTGAAGGGCAACATATCTATCAATCTAGCTTGCGTTTGATGGGCGCCTTAGATGAGTTTCGCGCAGACGTTCAAGGCTTACACAAAGAAATGACCGGTAACCTAGCCATTGCCTTGTTCGATAAAACCGTCACTAACCAAGAAGCTAAAATCTCCCAAGCATTACAGCTATTCGACCAACGAGCACCCAAGGTTAGTTTAGATTTATACGTAGAAACCTTATCGGTGATCGAAAGTGGAGTGATAGAAGGGCGTTATCATGTTGGTGTGGTGCCGGGGCCGCGTCAATCTGCCAGTTTGGCTTATCAGTGGCTATTTGATGAAAAAATGTCTCTGTATTGTGGCTATCACCACCCCTTGTTTAAACGCAGTGATATTACGATTAGCGAGCAAGAAATTGTTAGCCAAAAGTATGCTGGCCTTGGCCACAACTCACCTAATATGGATACTTCTCAGCAAAAAGGCTTTAAGCGACACGCCACCGCTTATGACCAAGAAGCAGTCGCAACTTTATTGTTGTCGGGCAGTTATTTGGCTTATTTGCCCGACCATTATGCACGTAGTTTTGTAGAACAAGGGCTGATTAGAGCCATTGGTGGCGAGGTGTTTAGCTATGACTGTTCGTTTTTAGCAGTAAATCGTATATCACCCAAACCCTCACGGATATTGGCTTGTTTCCTAGAATGCTTAAAGCAAGCCCATCATTTAGTTTAA
- a CDS encoding alpha/beta hydrolase, translating into MPLHAITVEPEQAARHCIIWLHGLGAGPEDFVPLAKQLKLPDEAAVRFIFPAAPERAVTVNAGYFMPAWYDILAFSPQRKINQQHLEQVSQEISQLIEQQLAQGIPSKNIILAGFSQGGAVAYHCALNLEHALGGVLCMSTYLVNESLPKQHFQANTPILIQHGRQDDVVAPSLGEQAYQQLSALGYKAEFSLFDMAHSVSPSQIKAIKAWIGARLN; encoded by the coding sequence GCTCGCCATTGTATTATTTGGCTACATGGCTTAGGCGCTGGTCCTGAAGATTTTGTCCCTTTAGCTAAGCAACTAAAGCTACCCGATGAAGCAGCCGTGCGCTTTATCTTTCCAGCAGCGCCCGAGCGCGCCGTTACCGTTAACGCTGGCTACTTTATGCCCGCTTGGTACGACATACTGGCGTTTTCACCGCAGCGTAAAATTAATCAACAGCACTTAGAACAAGTAAGCCAAGAAATTAGCCAGCTAATTGAGCAACAACTTGCTCAAGGCATCCCCAGTAAAAACATTATTTTGGCCGGTTTCTCTCAAGGCGGAGCGGTGGCGTATCACTGTGCGTTAAACCTAGAGCATGCCTTAGGTGGTGTGTTATGTATGTCTACTTACTTGGTTAATGAAAGCCTGCCTAAACAGCACTTCCAAGCTAATACGCCGATCCTCATCCAGCATGGCCGACAAGACGATGTAGTAGCCCCAAGCTTAGGTGAGCAAGCCTATCAGCAACTGTCAGCCTTAGGCTATAAGGCTGAATTTAGCCTATTTGATATGGCGCACAGTGTATCACCGAGCCAAATAAAGGCGATTAAAGCGTGGATAGGCGCCCGTTTAAACTAA